Proteins from one Microbacterium sp. Root553 genomic window:
- a CDS encoding exonuclease SbcCD subunit D translates to MRILHTSDWHIGRTFHGNSTMDALAEVLEALTEQVRENAVDVVIVAGDVFDSATPAGAAYTLLGDTLVALHETGARVIVTSGNHDSAARLGFQARLLRDGIHVLTDPRAIGTPVTLTDADGPVQFYGIPYLEPAIVRQHWNGVELRTQAQTLAHAMDLVRAGMAEHPGRSVAIAHCFSAGVDATIGLEREVRQGGLDVVPLSVFDGPDYVALGHIHGRQQISERVRYSGAPLHYSFGEQSKPRGSWVVDLDAAGLASVTWLDLPVPRRLVTLTGALDEILSAENVAAHADDWVCAVYTDSLAQTEPMRRLRERYPHCAMVMHQPAETERVIERSYADRLRGAVTDPERIEAFLEHVRSGHGPTEREGELIREVLDDRVRADALI, encoded by the coding sequence ATGCGAATCCTGCACACCTCCGACTGGCACATCGGCCGCACCTTTCATGGCAACTCGACCATGGACGCGCTGGCCGAGGTGCTCGAGGCGCTCACCGAGCAGGTGCGGGAGAACGCGGTCGACGTGGTGATCGTGGCTGGCGACGTCTTCGACTCCGCGACCCCGGCGGGCGCCGCGTACACACTGCTCGGTGACACTCTGGTCGCGCTGCACGAGACGGGCGCACGGGTGATCGTCACGAGCGGCAACCACGACTCCGCCGCTCGCCTCGGATTCCAGGCACGCCTGCTGCGCGACGGAATCCACGTGCTGACCGATCCCCGCGCCATCGGCACCCCGGTGACGCTGACGGATGCGGACGGTCCGGTGCAGTTCTACGGCATCCCGTACCTCGAACCCGCGATCGTCCGTCAGCACTGGAACGGGGTCGAGCTGCGCACGCAGGCGCAGACCCTCGCCCACGCGATGGATCTGGTCCGCGCGGGCATGGCCGAGCACCCCGGTCGGTCGGTCGCGATCGCCCACTGCTTCTCCGCCGGCGTCGACGCCACGATCGGCCTCGAGCGCGAGGTGAGGCAGGGCGGTCTCGACGTCGTGCCGCTCTCGGTGTTCGACGGCCCCGACTATGTGGCGCTCGGCCACATCCACGGACGCCAGCAGATCAGCGAGCGCGTGCGCTATTCGGGTGCGCCCCTGCATTACAGCTTCGGCGAGCAGAGCAAGCCGCGCGGGTCGTGGGTGGTCGATCTCGACGCGGCAGGTCTGGCTTCGGTCACGTGGCTCGATCTGCCGGTGCCCCGCCGACTCGTGACGCTCACCGGCGCGCTCGACGAGATCCTCTCCGCCGAGAACGTGGCAGCGCACGCCGACGACTGGGTGTGCGCCGTCTACACCGACTCCCTCGCCCAGACCGAGCCCATGCGGCGTCTGCGCGAGCGCTACCCGCACTGCGCCATGGTGATGCACCAGCCTGCCGAGACCGAGCGGGTGATCGAGCGGTCGTACGCCGACCGTCTGCGCGGTGCGGTCACCGACCCCGAGCGCATCGAGGCCTTCCTCGAGCACGTCCGCTCCGGACACGGCCCGACCGAGCGCGAGGGSGAGCTGATCCGAGAGGTGCTCGACGACCGCGTCCGTGCCGACGCGCTGATCTGA
- a CDS encoding MFS transporter produces MSSSLRARPQTRWWALAVISLTQLIVVLDGTIVSIALPRAQAALGLSDGQRQWVVTAYALAFGALLLLGGRIADYLGRKRTFMIGMVGFGAASLFGGLAQQGWELILARGLQGVFAALLAPAALALLTVTFPSGRERNTAFAVFGTVAGTGAAIGLLLGGFLTEFTDWRWCLLVNLFFVAVGLVGGALFLTESRAEGDNRYDVWGAITVTLGLGALVYGFSLAENGWGDPLTIAFLALGVVLLGVFVWVESRVAQPLLPLRVVADRVRGGAFLIQGVAGAIMIGSTLYLTFHLQFVLGMGALPAGAATLPLPIATMIIAPIATKLLAVIGPRPMLIVGPLIAAAGLFLLSGITPDGAYLVQIAPALVLLGIGMGFVFIPLQNVALTGVAPHDAGVASAVTNSAMQIGGSIGLSVFTAVYAASVGGHAQADLSARQLTDAYGWIFIVASIFMVAAAVIAALMIRTTKDVPTPVRPGTSVGAR; encoded by the coding sequence ATGTCATCGTCCTTGCGCGCCCGCCCCCAGACCAGATGGTGGGCGCTCGCCGTCATCTCCCTCACCCAGCTGATCGTCGTGCTCGACGGCACCATCGTCAGCATCGCCCTCCCGCGCGCCCAGGCCGCTCTCGGCCTCAGCGACGGTCAGCGGCAGTGGGTCGTCACCGCCTACGCCCTCGCGTTCGGCGCGCTGCTGCTGCTCGGCGGTCGCATCGCCGACTACCTCGGCCGCAAGCGCACGTTCATGATCGGCATGGTCGGGTTCGGCGCGGCATCCCTCTTCGGCGGGCTCGCGCAGCAGGGATGGGAGCTCATCCTCGCGCGTGGTCTGCAGGGCGTCTTCGCGGCGCTCCTGGCCCCGGCGGCGCTCGCTCTGCTGACCGTCACCTTCCCGTCCGGTCGGGAGCGCAACACCGCGTTCGCGGTCTTCGGAACGGTCGCGGGAACCGGTGCAGCCATCGGACTGCTGCTCGGCGGATTCCTCACCGAGTTCACCGACTGGCGCTGGTGCCTGCTGGTCAACCTCTTCTTCGTCGCGGTCGGTCTCGTCGGCGGTGCGCTCTTCCTCACCGAGAGCCGCGCCGAGGGAGACAACCGCTACGACGTCTGGGGCGCGATCACCGTGACCCTGGGCCTCGGAGCCCTCGTCTACGGATTCAGCCTCGCGGAGAACGGCTGGGGTGATCCTCTGACGATCGCGTTCCTCGCTCTCGGCGTCGTGCTGCTCGGCGTGTTCGTGTGGGTCGAGAGTCGGGTCGCGCAGCCGCTGCTTCCCCTGCGCGTGGTGGCGGACCGAGTGCGCGGCGGTGCGTTCCTGATCCAGGGGGTCGCCGGAGCGATCATGATCGGCTCGACGCTCTACCTGACCTTCCACCTCCAGTTCGTGCTCGGCATGGGCGCGCTGCCCGCAGGGGCCGCGACGCTTCCGCTGCCGATCGCCACGATGATCATCGCCCCCATCGCCACGAAGCTCCTCGCCGTGATCGGCCCGCGTCCGATGCTGATCGTGGGACCGCTGATCGCGGCGGCCGGTCTGTTCCTGCTCTCGGGAATCACCCCGGACGGCGCCTACCTCGTGCAGATCGCCCCGGCGCTCGTGCTCCTCGGCATCGGCATGGGGTTCGTGTTCATCCCGCTGCAGAACGTCGCGCTGACGGGAGTCGCGCCGCACGATGCGGGCGTGGCATCGGCCGTCACCAACTCCGCGATGCAGATCGGCGGGTCGATCGGCCTGTCGGTGTTCACCGCGGTGTACGCGGCATCCGTCGGCGGGCACGCGCAGGCGGACCTGTCCGCCCGGCAGCTGACCGACGCGTACGGCTGGATCTTCATCGTCGCGTCGATCTTCATGGTCGCCGCCGCGGTGATCGCCGCCCTGATGATCCGCACCACGAAGGACGTGCCGACACCGGTGCGTCCGGGAACGTCCGTCGGCGCCCGCTGA
- a CDS encoding DIP1984 family protein: MKLAEALAARADLQRRIEQLRTRITANARYQEGEEPAEDAAALLAEADAALVQLRDLIRRINATNAALDLGADGTMTDALAARDVLRLRHSLLADAAAAASGANDQFLRQMRSELRQISALPVAELRSRADAVAQELRELDNRIQQANWLHELKE; the protein is encoded by the coding sequence ATGAAACTCGCCGAGGCCCTCGCCGCCCGTGCCGATCTGCAGCGTCGTATCGAGCAGCTGCGGACCCGCATCACCGCGAACGCCAGGTATCAGGAAGGCGAGGAGCCGGCGGAAGATGCGGCGGCCCTCCTCGCCGAGGCCGATGCCGCCCTCGTGCAGCTGCGGGATCTGATCCGCCGGATCAACGCGACCAACGCGGCGCTCGACCTCGGTGCGGACGGGACGATGACGGATGCGCTCGCCGCGCGCGACGTGCTCCGACTGCGGCACTCGCTGCTGGCCGACGCCGCCGCTGCAGCATCCGGGGCGAACGACCAGTTCCTCCGACAGATGCGCTCGGAGCTGCGGCAGATCTCCGCGCTCCCCGTCGCCGAGCTGCGCTCGCGCGCGGACGCCGTCGCGCAGGAGCTGCGAGAACTCGACAATCGGATCCAGCAGGCGAACTGGCTGCATGAGCTGAAGGAGTAA
- a CDS encoding GNAT family N-acetyltransferase: protein MTSSSLAAGFILTDEKDASRYSLTRDGQLVSVLDYRDDGHTIALTRAFTIPTFRGHGYAAVVVEGAVADIEQRGDRKVDAVCWYVSDWFEAHPEHASLLRVR from the coding sequence GTGACCTCCTCCAGCCTCGCAGCCGGCTTCATCCTCACTGACGAGAAAGACGCCTCGCGATACTCGTTGACGCGAGACGGCCAGCTCGTCAGCGTCCTCGACTATCGCGACGACGGACACACGATCGCGCTGACACGGGCCTTCACGATCCCGACTTTCCGCGGACACGGCTACGCAGCGGTCGTCGTCGAGGGTGCGGTCGCCGACATCGAGCAGCGCGGGGACCGCAAGGTCGATGCCGTGTGCTGGTACGTCTCGGACTGGTTCGAGGCGCACCCCGAGCACGCCTCGCTCCTGCGGGTGCGCTGA
- a CDS encoding winged helix-turn-helix domain-containing protein — MSNIALLERPVATSARPAPQAPVAAPLDADLPAVRSPRGFALYVGLDEIKAAEAGVSLPLLVDALRRTLAELAPGAETHATVALAPHGSGGRDLDVVRLALHEPGAIARTKAAAEEDITDEEGGVVVDISRKRVLIDGESAAFTYKEFELLQYLVLREGRTIERSELVSALWQAQDDETPGERTIDVHVRRLRAKLGRYEDIVRTVRGIGYRFDRHADVVIRYGHGTPSPDRF; from the coding sequence ATGTCGAACATCGCACTTCTCGAGCGTCCCGTCGCCACCTCCGCACGCCCCGCCCCGCAGGCTCCTGTCGCCGCGCCGCTCGACGCGGATCTTCCCGCCGTCCGATCGCCCCGCGGCTTCGCCCTCTACGTCGGTCTCGACGAGATCAAGGCGGCCGAAGCAGGCGTCAGCCTTCCGCTCCTCGTCGATGCCCTGCGCCGCACCCTCGCCGAACTGGCACCGGGGGCCGAGACGCACGCCACCGTCGCCCTCGCCCCGCACGGATCGGGGGGCCGCGACCTCGATGTCGTCCGTCTGGCGCTGCACGAGCCCGGCGCGATCGCACGCACGAAGGCGGCGGCCGAAGAGGACATCACCGACGAGGAGGGCGGTGTCGTGGTCGACATCTCCCGCAAGCGCGTGCTGATCGACGGCGAGTCCGCCGCGTTCACCTACAAGGAGTTCGAGCTGCTGCAGTACCTCGTGCTCCGAGAGGGACGCACGATCGAGCGCAGCGAGCTCGTCTCCGCCCTGTGGCAGGCGCAGGACGACGAGACCCCGGGCGAGCGCACGATCGACGTGCACGTGCGGCGACTGCGCGCCAAGCTCGGCCGCTACGAGGACATCGTCCGCACCGTGCGCGGCATCGGCTACCGCTTCGACCGTCACGCCGACGTCGTCATCCGCTACGGCCACGGAACGCCCTCGCCCGACCGCTTCTGA
- a CDS encoding DNA-3-methyladenine glycosylase family protein, whose translation MTLTADAGAADAASREHPRESVYRPSSPLDLRATVGMLRRGPGDPTMVHDGPVIWRAVRTPSGPATVALRAQGGEIRASAWGRGADHALDAVPRLCGADDDPSGFDPSHHPFIAEVARRSPGIRLSRTDVVFDALACAILEQKVTGLEAFRAWRLIVTKYGERAPGPTPRPMFAAPTAEQWRRIPSWEWHRVGVQPPQSKTIVRVAERAESISRALRAAQDGADRDRILTSLPGVGVWTSAETRLRALGDPDAVSVGDYHLAHEVGYALTGHRTDDDGMLELLAPWSGHRQRVIRLIFASGVSEPRRGPRLSPEDHRSR comes from the coding sequence ATGACCCTGACCGCGGATGCCGGAGCTGCCGACGCAGCCTCTCGGGAGCATCCGCGAGAGAGCGTCTACCGACCTTCCTCACCGCTCGATCTGCGCGCGACGGTGGGGATGCTGCGACGCGGCCCTGGCGACCCGACGATGGTGCACGACGGCCCCGTCATCTGGCGCGCGGTGCGCACCCCGTCCGGCCCCGCGACCGTCGCGCTCCGAGCACAGGGCGGCGAGATCAGGGCGAGCGCATGGGGCCGCGGCGCGGATCACGCCCTCGATGCGGTGCCGCGGCTGTGCGGGGCCGACGATGATCCGTCGGGCTTCGATCCGTCGCATCATCCGTTCATCGCCGAGGTCGCCCGCCGCTCCCCCGGCATCCGTCTGTCTCGCACCGACGTCGTCTTCGACGCTCTCGCGTGCGCCATCCTCGAGCAGAAGGTCACCGGGCTCGAGGCGTTCCGCGCCTGGCGTCTGATCGTCACGAAGTACGGCGAGCGTGCACCGGGCCCGACCCCGCGACCGATGTTCGCCGCTCCGACGGCGGAGCAGTGGCGGCGCATCCCCTCGTGGGAGTGGCATCGGGTGGGCGTGCAGCCGCCGCAGTCGAAGACGATCGTCCGGGTCGCCGAACGGGCCGAGAGCATCTCCCGCGCCCTGCGGGCCGCGCAGGACGGCGCCGACCGTGACCGCATTCTCACCAGCCTGCCCGGCGTCGGGGTGTGGACCTCCGCCGAGACCCGCCTCCGAGCGCTCGGCGACCCCGATGCGGTGAGCGTCGGCGACTACCACCTGGCGCATGAGGTCGGGTACGCACTCACCGGGCACCGGACCGACGACGACGGGATGCTCGAGCTCCTCGCGCCGTGGTCCGGTCACCGGCAACGGGTGATCCGGCTGATCTTCGCGAGCGGCGTCAGCGAGCCGCGCCGTGGCCCGCGACTCTCGCCCGAAGACCACCGCTCTCGCTGA
- a CDS encoding VOC family protein, whose product MALVDHLGITVDDLEQGRAQFHPVLTALGYEFGSEAEGGISWHHGDETEIIIFASRGENTGPHVHGRAGWQHLAFAVDSRDEVERLHAVAVAAGWTVVREPRIFERFSESYYASFVEDASGIRVEFMHNPPHTRT is encoded by the coding sequence ATGGCACTTGTCGATCACCTGGGCATCACCGTCGACGACCTGGAGCAGGGGCGGGCGCAGTTCCACCCCGTGCTGACGGCGCTCGGGTACGAGTTCGGGAGCGAAGCCGAGGGCGGTATCTCCTGGCACCACGGCGACGAGACCGAGATCATCATCTTCGCCTCACGCGGCGAGAACACCGGCCCGCACGTGCACGGACGCGCCGGATGGCAGCATCTCGCGTTCGCGGTCGACTCCCGCGACGAGGTCGAACGCCTGCACGCCGTCGCCGTCGCCGCGGGGTGGACCGTGGTGCGCGAGCCCCGGATCTTCGAGCGTTTCAGCGAGAGCTACTACGCCTCGTTCGTCGAGGACGCCAGCGGCATCCGCGTCGAGTTCATGCACAACCCGCCTCACACCCGAACTTGA
- a CDS encoding RtcB family protein, protein MERLSTRLLSWASMIDEKTLDQALTTARMPFIHPHLALMPDAHLGKGATVGSVIPTLGAIIPAAVGVDIGCGMIAVRTQFTRSDLQGRALAELREQIERAIPLSAGRYNNTVVATAAPRIAELEALAEKSGFDPETYAENWRLQLGTLGSGNHFIEVSVDELDRVWLFLHSGSRGVGNRIAGHHIVVAQRLAKQWWIDLPDRDLAYLVEGTPEFTRYISELRWAQHFALLNRDEMMDRVARQVSEFLGTPVDEQERINCHHNFTESEKHYGAQVWVSRKGAIQADAGRPGLIPGSMGTASYVVEGLGDPQSLNSSPHGAGREYSRSAARRTFSHEQLREAMTGIEFRDTSAFIDEIPQAYKPIDQVMADAAGLVSIRHTLHQLVNVKGD, encoded by the coding sequence ATGGAGAGGCTCTCCACACGGCTGCTCTCGTGGGCGTCGATGATCGATGAGAAGACACTCGATCAGGCGCTCACCACCGCCCGCATGCCGTTCATCCACCCGCACCTGGCACTGATGCCCGATGCCCACCTCGGCAAAGGAGCGACGGTCGGCTCGGTAATCCCGACGCTCGGCGCGATCATTCCCGCCGCCGTCGGCGTCGACATCGGCTGCGGCATGATCGCCGTCCGCACCCAGTTCACGAGGAGCGACCTGCAGGGGCGTGCGCTCGCGGAGCTGCGCGAGCAGATCGAACGCGCCATCCCGCTGTCCGCCGGCCGCTACAACAACACGGTGGTCGCGACCGCCGCTCCGCGCATCGCCGAACTCGAGGCGCTCGCGGAGAAGAGCGGATTCGACCCAGAGACGTACGCCGAGAACTGGCGCCTGCAGCTGGGAACGCTCGGCTCCGGCAACCACTTCATCGAGGTGTCGGTCGATGAACTCGACCGGGTCTGGCTGTTCCTGCACTCGGGGTCCCGCGGCGTCGGCAACAGGATCGCGGGACACCACATCGTCGTCGCGCAGAGACTCGCGAAGCAGTGGTGGATCGACCTTCCCGACCGCGATCTGGCATACCTGGTCGAGGGCACACCAGAATTCACCCGGTACATCAGCGAGCTGCGGTGGGCGCAGCACTTCGCGCTGCTCAACCGGGACGAGATGATGGACCGCGTCGCGCGGCAGGTGTCCGAGTTCCTCGGCACGCCGGTCGATGAGCAGGAGCGCATCAACTGCCACCACAACTTCACCGAGTCGGAGAAGCACTACGGCGCGCAGGTCTGGGTGTCGAGGAAGGGTGCGATCCAGGCGGATGCCGGGCGCCCCGGGCTGATCCCCGGGTCGATGGGAACCGCGTCGTACGTGGTCGAAGGACTCGGCGACCCCCAGTCGCTGAACTCCTCGCCGCACGGCGCCGGGCGGGAGTACTCGCGGTCCGCGGCGCGCCGCACGTTCTCGCACGAGCAGCTGCGCGAGGCGATGACCGGCATCGAGTTCCGCGACACCAGCGCCTTCATCGACGAGATCCCGCAGGCATACAAGCCGATCGATCAGGTCATGGCGGATGCCGCGGGTCTGGTGTCGATCCGGCACACGCTGCACCAGCTCGTCAACGTCAAGGGCGACTGA
- a CDS encoding MFS transporter codes for MTRSRTLGTLATVVGFLAFVEFTSGVLQGYYTPMLTDIARHLGIHDADVNWLEGTQLMLSALVVPAFAKLGDMVGHKRMLLISTALTAAAALVLPFTDSFPVFLIGWTLMGFYVVWLPLEIALIWSRSRRMEGRSSITAKAAGLLVAALEGGAIIGALVGGALIDVLPLTVVLLIPAVLIVVCFFVILFGVKESPDPTGGVFDTVGVVLISMALICFTGGLSLLRLEGGLANPWSWAVVLLGILLVIPFVLWELRCEDPLIDVRMFRSPALGPVFLTAGLFGVSVLGAQAPLSTFARTDPGEYGYGLGTTGFATSLIIGLYLIAMIVGALLFPVIARVLTPRVTLMGASLLVGIGFLLFLPFHDSYLQVVTNMAVVGLGSGALVAALPAAAASAAPATQTGVATGLTNSVKTVGGAIASCVFGIALLNGVSGAVEGTAGSFAGYITVWVVCGVTALVAAAILVFVPKEAFTDRADAEAVAAPIV; via the coding sequence ATGACGCGCAGCCGCACTCTGGGCACTCTGGCCACGGTCGTCGGGTTCCTGGCGTTCGTCGAATTCACCAGCGGCGTCCTGCAGGGTTATTACACGCCCATGCTCACCGACATCGCTCGTCATCTCGGCATCCACGACGCCGACGTCAACTGGCTCGAAGGCACGCAGCTCATGCTGTCGGCGCTCGTCGTGCCCGCGTTCGCGAAGCTCGGCGACATGGTCGGCCACAAGCGGATGCTGCTGATATCCACCGCGCTGACCGCCGCGGCAGCCCTGGTGCTGCCCTTCACCGACTCCTTTCCCGTGTTCCTCATCGGCTGGACGCTGATGGGCTTCTACGTCGTGTGGCTGCCGCTCGAGATCGCGCTGATCTGGTCGCGCTCGCGGCGCATGGAGGGACGGTCGTCGATCACGGCGAAGGCGGCAGGACTCCTCGTCGCGGCGCTCGAGGGCGGTGCCATCATCGGAGCGCTGGTCGGCGGGGCTCTCATCGACGTGCTGCCGCTGACGGTCGTGCTCCTCATCCCGGCCGTGCTCATCGTCGTCTGCTTCTTCGTGATCCTGTTCGGGGTGAAGGAATCGCCCGACCCGACAGGCGGCGTCTTCGACACCGTCGGCGTCGTGCTCATCTCGATGGCGCTGATCTGCTTCACCGGTGGCCTCAGCCTGCTGCGCCTCGAGGGTGGACTCGCGAACCCGTGGTCGTGGGCGGTGGTGCTCCTCGGCATCCTGCTCGTGATCCCCTTCGTGCTCTGGGAGCTGCGCTGCGAGGATCCGCTCATCGACGTGCGCATGTTCCGCTCGCCCGCGCTCGGCCCGGTGTTCCTCACCGCCGGACTGTTCGGCGTGAGCGTGCTCGGAGCCCAGGCGCCGCTGTCGACCTTCGCCCGCACCGACCCCGGCGAGTACGGCTATGGGTTGGGCACGACCGGGTTCGCGACCTCCCTGATCATCGGGCTGTATCTGATCGCGATGATCGTCGGCGCCCTGCTGTTCCCGGTGATCGCGCGGGTGCTCACCCCGCGGGTGACTCTCATGGGTGCGTCGCTGCTCGTGGGCATCGGCTTCCTCCTCTTCCTGCCGTTCCATGACTCGTATCTGCAGGTCGTCACGAACATGGCCGTCGTCGGACTCGGATCGGGTGCGCTCGTGGCGGCTCTTCCCGCGGCGGCCGCCTCGGCCGCGCCCGCCACCCAGACCGGCGTCGCGACGGGACTCACGAACTCGGTCAAGACCGTGGGCGGGGCGATCGCGTCGTGCGTCTTCGGCATCGCGCTGCTGAACGGCGTGAGCGGAGCGGTCGAGGGCACAGCCGGATCCTTCGCCGGCTACATCACGGTCTGGGTGGTCTGCGGTGTCACCGCACTCGTGGCGGCCGCGATCCTCGTGTTCGTCCCGAAGGAGGCGTTCACCGACCGGGCGGACGCCGAGGCGGTCGCCGCCCCGATCGTCTGA
- a CDS encoding M20/M25/M40 family metallo-hydrolase, with amino-acid sequence MADVTAPRPGIAERLAQMIQLPTVSAELEQRGTGPFEDFVALIAELYPLVHERLTIERHTEFGLLFHWAGSGAAPGGPVVLMAHYDVVPVDESDEWTHPPFAGVIADGLVHGRGALDDKGPLLVVLEAVENLLAEGVVPARDVYLSFGGNEETYGDAAREIARSFRERGIVPWLVVDEGGAVVDAPLPFVPGRAAMIGVGEKGLMTLTLSARGDGGHASAPPTRTAVRRIARALERLGPSTFRPRPSRAVGRMLSQLGAQTPGQAGHLLRLLGSAPWLTGRLFAALGGESSALVRTTVAPTMQSGGTAANVLPSQASATLNLRIALGETPQQAVLRVRRRIRDPLVTVTVEEASAPSPESATDNAQFALLADALAVSHPGVAAVPYVMMAATDSRHFHRFAPAVYRFAPLEMSNAQRASIHGVDEYVEIAALERGERFHRALILGLG; translated from the coding sequence ATGGCCGACGTGACCGCACCCCGCCCCGGAATCGCCGAGCGCCTCGCGCAGATGATCCAGCTGCCGACCGTCTCGGCAGAACTCGAGCAGCGGGGAACCGGTCCGTTCGAGGACTTCGTGGCACTGATCGCCGAGCTCTACCCGCTCGTGCACGAGCGGCTCACCATCGAGAGGCACACCGAGTTCGGACTGCTCTTCCACTGGGCGGGCAGTGGCGCCGCGCCCGGTGGCCCCGTGGTGCTCATGGCCCACTACGACGTCGTGCCGGTCGACGAGAGCGACGAGTGGACGCACCCGCCGTTCGCCGGTGTGATCGCCGACGGTCTCGTGCACGGGCGGGGCGCACTCGACGACAAGGGGCCGCTGCTCGTGGTGCTCGAAGCGGTCGAGAACCTCCTCGCCGAGGGCGTCGTGCCCGCTCGCGACGTCTATCTCTCGTTCGGCGGCAATGAGGAGACGTACGGAGATGCCGCCAGGGAGATCGCCCGCTCGTTCCGCGAGCGCGGCATCGTGCCCTGGCTCGTGGTCGACGAGGGTGGCGCCGTCGTCGACGCTCCGCTGCCGTTCGTCCCTGGGCGAGCCGCCATGATCGGGGTCGGGGAGAAGGGCCTGATGACCCTCACGCTCTCGGCACGCGGCGACGGCGGGCATGCGTCGGCGCCTCCGACGCGCACGGCCGTCCGCCGGATCGCCCGCGCTCTCGAGCGTCTGGGGCCGTCGACGTTCCGTCCCCGTCCGTCGAGGGCCGTCGGTCGGATGCTGTCGCAGCTCGGGGCGCAGACCCCGGGGCAGGCAGGTCATCTGCTGAGACTGCTGGGATCCGCGCCGTGGCTCACCGGTCGCCTGTTCGCCGCTCTCGGCGGCGAGTCCTCGGCTCTCGTGCGCACGACGGTGGCACCGACCATGCAGTCCGGCGGCACGGCCGCGAACGTCCTCCCGTCGCAGGCATCGGCGACTCTCAACCTGCGGATCGCGCTCGGGGAGACGCCCCAGCAGGCCGTGCTGCGGGTCCGCAGGCGCATCCGCGATCCGCTCGTCACCGTGACGGTCGAGGAGGCGAGTGCTCCGTCGCCCGAGTCCGCGACCGACAACGCCCAGTTCGCGCTGCTGGCCGATGCGCTCGCGGTGTCGCATCCGGGGGTCGCAGCGGTGCCGTACGTGATGATGGCGGCGACGGATTCGCGGCATTTCCATCGCTTCGCGCCCGCCGTCTACCGCTTCGCACCGTTGGAGATGTCGAACGCGCAGCGCGCGTCGATCCACGGGGTCGATGAATACGTCGAGATCGCAGCCCTCGAGCGGGGGGAGCGGTTCCACCGCGCCCTCATCCTCGGGCTAGGGTGA
- a CDS encoding FUSC family protein: protein MSLFALAPTRGPRWHLATQAALGIAVPIAVMTVLGAPSLGYIAASGAFTVLFAGAAPVRDRARILPFVAAGLIVSALLGVLASASPWLVSIGVVVVAIVGAALSFGFRLGPPGPLFFVLVFGLSAHVIASSPIPPTGYIAALAAGCTFSYAVAMAPLLLPRARAVAPTPLRRLLPGPAFTADTRMLVLRVAIVAVLGVLLGLLVDPTRTYWIVGSAVAVVGVAAARRAALQRGLHRMLGTVVGAGVYALLALLHPSGLWLALLLGALQFTIELVVVRNYALALVFITPLVLLLTGAATGEIGSMQVAGERIIDTLVGAALGAASGVLHPRAAPAAP, encoded by the coding sequence ATGAGTCTGTTCGCTCTGGCCCCCACGCGCGGTCCGCGCTGGCACCTGGCGACGCAGGCCGCTCTCGGCATCGCCGTCCCGATCGCCGTCATGACCGTGCTCGGCGCGCCGTCGCTCGGCTACATCGCGGCGTCCGGGGCCTTCACCGTGCTCTTCGCGGGCGCCGCGCCGGTGCGGGATCGGGCGCGGATCCTGCCGTTCGTGGCCGCCGGCCTCATAGTCAGCGCCCTTCTCGGCGTCCTGGCCTCCGCGAGCCCGTGGCTGGTGAGCATCGGCGTGGTCGTCGTCGCGATCGTCGGCGCGGCTCTCTCGTTCGGGTTCCGCCTCGGCCCGCCCGGCCCCCTGTTCTTCGTGCTGGTGTTCGGTCTCTCCGCCCACGTGATCGCCAGTTCGCCGATCCCGCCGACCGGCTACATCGCGGCACTCGCGGCAGGCTGCACGTTCTCCTACGCGGTCGCGATGGCGCCGCTGCTCCTCCCCCGCGCACGGGCGGTAGCCCCGACCCCGCTGCGACGGCTCTTACCCGGCCCCGCGTTCACGGCCGACACACGCATGCTCGTGCTGCGCGTGGCGATCGTCGCGGTCCTCGGCGTGCTGCTGGGCCTGCTCGTCGATCCGACACGGACCTATTGGATCGTCGGTTCCGCGGTCGCCGTGGTCGGGGTCGCCGCCGCGCGTCGCGCCGCCCTGCAGCGAGGACTCCACCGGATGCTCGGCACCGTGGTCGGAGCAGGCGTGTACGCACTGCTCGCGCTGCTGCATCCGTCAGGTCTCTGGCTGGCGCTGCTGCTGGGCGCGCTCCAGTTCACGATCGAGCTCGTGGTGGTGCGCAACTACGCCCTGGCGCTCGTGTTCATCACTCCGCTGGTGCTGCTGCTCACCGGCGCGGCGACCGGCGAGATCGGATCGATGCAGGTCGCCGGGGAGCGGATCATCGACACCCTGGTGGGTGCGGCGCTCGGCGCGGCCTCGGGAGTACTGCATCCCCGAGCGGCCCCCGCAGCCCCCTGA
- a CDS encoding glutaredoxin family protein translates to MELTLVTSAFCGACSRTRAVLADAVRFLPDATVTEIDVAREPDAAEALDIRFTPTVIIRDASGAEVFRAEGVPTVPQVLTAAVKALPA, encoded by the coding sequence ATGGAACTGACGCTGGTCACATCCGCGTTCTGCGGAGCCTGCTCCCGCACGCGCGCGGTCCTCGCGGATGCGGTGCGATTCCTGCCGGACGCGACGGTGACCGAGATAGACGTCGCCCGGGAACCGGATGCGGCCGAAGCCCTCGACATCCGCTTCACACCGACCGTCATCATCCGCGATGCGTCCGGCGCCGAGGTGTTCCGCGCCGAGGGCGTGCCGACCGTGCCTCAGGTCCTCACCGCGGCGGTGAAGGCCCTCCCGGCCTGA